AATAAAATCTGGAATGTTTAAGCACGCGTGGACAAAATCTACCAAGCCGTCTTTCGAAAAGAGTTTTTTGCATCCCATTCTCACCTTCTTTTAGTTTTACTTCAGATAATTTACTTCTACGTAAAATGTATTCTTTTGTTGCTTGGTATTTACCCACATTTGCATAGATTGTTGCACCCTCTTCAGGATTAGACAATAGAATATTGTCTTTATATGCTTCTGGAATCTTCAGAGCAACTTGAATTTTCTCTATAATAAGGTCTTTAATCGTTCTATGGTTTTTCTTTCCACCAGTCAAAGATTCTAGAGACTGTATGGTAAAATTTGTACGAATTGAACTATATTTACTTGAACTTCCATCGAGAATGGTCATCAAATCTTCTACGGGTTCGATAATATTGTTTTTCATTGGTGCAAGTTGATGAATCAAAACGCTGTCATAACAGTTCGTATCATTTAACTGCTCTTTGTCAATAGTCGTAGTAGCATTCACCAAAGGTCCTTTCTCTGAAGCAATTAAGGCTGCCGTATTGGTCCtctctttgattttaaCATTATCTAAATTCGAATTCACAGGTATTAGGACATTTGGTCCCGAATATTTAGCTGGATTGCCAAACTTCCTGATTGCGACAGACCAGTTGGAATTGTCTTGCAATTGCAAACTGTTTTCCTTGACATTCTCTCCAGCTGAATGAGAATTATAAACAGTATTACAAGTGAGTAAAGAATCATTACATGGGTCATTACGACTACTTTCAAAGTGTTTAGGTTTTTTAACGCGTTCTGAGACACATGCATCTTGAATCCAGTCCATTTTCTCGCCAGCTGTTGAAGCATGTATAATGTAATGACCCACACGTTCAGACTGCGATATCCTGTCTAGACAGCTCATACGACAAAAAATAGCAAGTTTACTTTATGGTTCAAGTGAGTTACACGTCTCTTCTCTTACAGCAAGCTGTCATTGATCTTTATCTCATGTCATTTGCGCCACAATGACTAGAAAAGCTAAATACCGGAAAGCAGGAACAATAATCTAACTCCAGGTATCTGCAAATCTTATATGACGACGCCTCGTCTTACAGTCACATACACATCCCACGGGGACAGCATACGTCCTCCTCGTATCCCAGCAGCATCTATACGTATCCCACATGCATGCATGCTTGACCTTTCCCATATACAACAACACCTCCTCTCCTCGTAAGCCTTCCCTCCTTCTCTTCCCCCCCCCCTGCCCTCTCCGTGTCACCACCGAAACAAATCTCCGATCTCAACACTCCCTGGCCCCACCATCCCAGACAGGCTGAGCCGCCGCAGCTCAGCCCGAGCCAAGAGCTTGCAACACACAGCTGACACCTCGCCCATTTCCACTCTGCTGCCCGTTTCATcgagagaaagaaaaaacagTCAATTTTCACAGAATATCATGCCATTCGAGCGAAGAAAGTGTCGTACAAGCAAAACCCCGAAGGGGCTACATAGAGTATGGATTTTCAGGTAACACTTTAGAAAGGTGGTGGTGGGGCCCATCAAAGCAACCTTGGCTAAAAACGTTTATAAGGAGAACAATTGCTTGACTTGTTTAGGATCTTCTTGGGAGTAACTCAATCTTATATAATCCATAGTTAAGATACT
This is a stretch of genomic DNA from Kazachstania africana CBS 2517 chromosome 8, complete genome. It encodes these proteins:
- the KAFR0H02970 gene encoding uncharacterized protein, coding for MSCLDRISQSERVGHYIIHASTAGEKMDWIQDACVSERVKKPKHFESSRNDPCNDSLLTCNTVYNSHSAGENVKENSLQLQDNSNWSVAIRKFGNPAKYSGPNVLIPVNSNLDNVKIKERTNTAALIASEKGPLVNATTTIDKEQLNDTNCYDSVLIHQLAPMKNNIIEPVEDLMTILDGSSSKYSSIRTNFTIQSLESLTGGKKNHRTIKDLIIEKIQVALKIPEAYKDNILLSNPEEGATIYANVGKYQATKEYILRRSKLSEVKLKEGENGMQKTLFERRLGRFCPRVLKHSRFYFLDSNRDCIERQESFNRTIKKRGVLELQKIVTNLMNLDDKSKFSISPEHAGVFFNSRRHIIKRRLNDDIDMMLTRDHIYYWFRYYMKNGLENQYYGKLYFWDDPELFRSKFLNVMLGKMNRSSR